One genomic region from Thermoleptolyngbya sichuanensis A183 encodes:
- a CDS encoding type I restriction endonuclease subunit R, whose product MTQPTAITTAITNLKEAQERFNLQLAESADFFIEWFTELPGLTHAETAALDRLKQRYQYYAADGSITEGTVDVILVSPLLELLGLCDPPYKIRAEKYVQIEIEDGDRRLQGLIDVLVVQDQLWLVLIESKRFGFSVLQALPQTLAYLSAAPQSDRPVYGLITTGEDYLFVKLDGRSRQYDLSDKFTLTTRRDNQLYTVAQVIKRLMHASGSPATESNGYSKG is encoded by the coding sequence ATGACGCAACCCACTGCCATCACAACAGCCATCACCAACCTGAAGGAAGCTCAGGAGCGCTTTAATCTGCAACTGGCTGAGAGTGCAGATTTCTTCATCGAGTGGTTCACGGAGTTGCCAGGGCTGACCCATGCGGAAACAGCGGCTCTAGACCGCTTGAAGCAGCGCTATCAATACTACGCGGCCGATGGTTCAATCACCGAAGGAACAGTCGATGTCATTCTAGTGTCACCGCTGCTGGAATTGCTGGGTCTGTGCGATCCGCCCTACAAAATCCGGGCAGAAAAATATGTGCAGATCGAAATTGAAGATGGCGATCGGCGGCTTCAGGGGCTAATTGATGTGTTGGTGGTTCAAGACCAGCTTTGGCTAGTGCTGATTGAAAGCAAGCGGTTTGGATTTAGCGTCTTGCAGGCACTCCCGCAGACCCTTGCTTACCTATCGGCGGCTCCTCAAAGCGATCGCCCCGTCTATGGGCTAATCACCACAGGCGAAGACTATCTGTTTGTCAAGCTAGATGGGCGATCGCGCCAGTATGACTTGTCAGACAAGTTCACCCTAACGACTCGACGAGACAATCAGCTTTACACCGTTGCTCAGGTGATCAAACGCCTCATGCACGCAAGCGGCTCGCCCGCAACCGAGTCTAACGGCTACTCAAAGGGCTAA